GACTCGAAATTGTTGCGGTTCATGCCCCGCGCCCAGGCGAAGGTGGCCGCGTCCTCGATCACCCGGATGCGCTCGCGCTGGTCCAACGTGAGACCCAGAACCGCGGCCACTTCGGGGTCACGAAACGCGCTCGGGCCTTCCGACTGCAACCCGATCTGGCGGAGCCGAACTTGTTGGGCGTGGTCGAGGATCGCGTTGAGGCCCGTTTCGTTGCCCCGCGCCTGGGAGATCGCGCGTCGGCCCCGCTCCGTGGGTGGCATACGGCCGACGTCGCGGAACCACTCCCCCCACTGCTTACCCACGCGCGCGGTGAGTTCCTTCATCGCAGTTCGCTGGTCGGAATCGAGTCGGAGTTCGTCGAGAACGGCCGGCTGACAGAGCAGATAGAAGTGCGTCGCGGCGCGCAGGACCGCGAGATCGGCCAGAATCGTTTCCACGCGCCGGGTAGCTTCCAGAAGCTCGGCCTGTGCCCGGGAGTTGTCCCGCAGTTCGACGAGAAGTTCCTGATAGTACGCGAGGGCGGACCGTAGGAGGCGCTTGCGGAGGTGTTCGGTTCCGGGGCGGTCGGCGAGTTCTTCCTCGCTCGCCCGGAACAGTTCGTCGACGGCCCGGCGCGCGAGCACGAGCCGCGCTTCGGCCTCTTCCGCGCGCTGGCGCTCGCGCTGGTACGACTCCTCGGCCCGGTGGTGTTCCGCGCGCGTCCGATCCCGCTCCGCGCTCACGAGCGCAGCACTCACGAGCGAACCGGCGGTCACGAGGAGCAGAACGGCCGCGCAGACGAAAAACGTGGACGGGTGCCGGCGCGCCCACATGCGGAACCGCTCGGCGGAACTCGGCGGGCGGGCCAGAATCGGCCGGCGCTCGATGAACCGTTGAAGGTCGTCGGCCAGTTCTTGAGCGGTCGCGTAGCGGTCGGCGGGTTCCTTCCGCAGTGCTTTGAGGACGATCGTCTCCAGGCCCGTTGGTACCGCGGAGTTGATCGACCGGAGCGGCGCCGGGGCTTCGTCGGCGATTTGTCGAAGGAGTTCGTGCCGGTCACGGCCCTCGAACGGCGGGCGGAGCGTCAGCAGTTCGTAAAGCGTCGCGCCGAGAGAGTACACGTCGCTGCGGTGGTCGACGACCCCGCGCCGGCCGAGCGCCTGTTCCGGGCTGGCGTAACGCAGCGTGCCCAGGAGTTCGCCCGTTGCCGTGAGCCCACTGTCGCCGACGACTTGAGCGAGTCCGAAATCGGCGACCCAGAGTTGCCCGCGTGGGTCGAGGAGCAAGTTCCCGGGCTTCACGTCGCGGTGAACGATGCCCATTTGGTGCGCGTGTTCGAGGGCCAGCGCCGATTGCCTCCCGAGTCCGGCGACGCGGTCCCAGTACGCGGGTCCACCGGACTCGCGCTCGGTCGCGAATTGAGCAATCGGGGCGGTACTTCCGGTCGGGGGCGCGCCGGGAGCGTCTGTTTTGGGCCGCCGTAGTTCCGCGATTAGCGCTGCGAGGCTTTGTCCTTCCACGAACTGCATCGCGTAGTAGTGAACGCCGCGCTCGGAACCGACCGCGAACACCGGAACGATGTTTTCGTGGCGCAAGTGGGCGGCGGCCGTGGCCTCGTTCTTGAACCGCTGGAGCTGCCTGGGGTCAACGGCTGCCGCGAAGGGAAGTACCTTCAGGGCCACCCGGCGGTTCAGAGAAATCTGCTCGGCCTCGTAGACCACCCCCATTCCCCCGCGACCCACCTCGCGAATGAGGTGGAAGTCGCCCAAACACCCGAGTGCGGAGCGCGGAACGGCGCGCGAAGATCCGGGCGCCGGTTTCGGACTTTCCGCACCCGCTCCGAACTCGCGTGCGGGAGCGGTCAGGCGCTCGACTTCGTCGTGGCTTGCGAAAAAGGCGCCGAGGTCGTCTCGGAGTTCGGGGTGCGCGGTCAGGAGCGCGGCCCGGTCCGGTTCCGCACCCGTTTGGCGCGCCTCCAGGTACGCGAGCAGAACTTCGTTCAACCGGTCCTCGTGGCCGGCATCGGCCGGGTTTCGAGTCACGCAGCACCCTCCTCCGGTTCGCGGAGCAACTCACGGAGTTTCTTCAGCCCGCGGAAGAGAAGCCCGACAACGGCCGGTCGCGTGCGGCCGACGTGCGCTGCGACATCGGCGACCGGAAGTCCTTTTAAATAATGCAGTTCCACCACGATCCGTTGGTCGTCCGGGAGGCGCCCCAGCGCCCGGGCCAGGTGGAGCAGGTCTTCTCTGCGGGTGGCCCCCGCGCTCGGGGACGACTGATCGGCCGCGAGCAAGCATTCCAGCCGGGCCGAAGACTGTTCCAGTTCGGTTTCGAGCGAGCGCTCGCGACTCAGATCGCGCGCCGCGGTCTCGAACTCCCTCACAACGCCCGCGAGCGTGTTCGCCAGGATGACGCGGAGCCAACCGAGCCACTCGGCCTCGCTCGACCCGCGGAACTGCGTTTTGTGCGTGTGGGCCTGGAGGATCGTTTGCTGCACGATGTCCGAGGCGTCGAGTTTGGCCCGCAGGCGCGCGCCCAGGTGGAGACGGGCGAGCACCAGGAGGTAGTCGCGGTACCGTCCCAGCGTGCGATCGTTGGTCGTTGGTGGGTTCTCCACAGTAGTGCGCGCCCTCCTCTCCTTGACTAGATGCGGCACCGGCGCCGGCGCAGCGCGCGAGGAGTTTTTTCGATCCGCGCTCTTCCGAATATCATTGAGTGGCCGAACTCGTCTCGCCAGACTTTTGGTGGTGAGAAACAGCTCCCGTTGAACGCACCGGCAAAAACAAATCGCGCGCCGGGCACGAGGGCCGCTCACCGTCTTTCTTCAGCGAAAGGAGTGGAAACAACATGATAGCTGACCGGGACTTGGGGAGTTGTGTTACACACGGTTAATCCGGTTGTGCGGTCAAGTCCTGTCCGTGCGAATTCTGGTTTGTAATCTTCTCACCTCCGACCCGCCCGATCGGTCCCGTGGGTGGAACCGCGGACCGCTGGGTACCTGTGAGGCACGCGGATGCGATCCGTTCGGCTGAAGATGACACAAGTCCCCGGGGTGTTCTGGGGTGACGATAGCCGGGTGTACGAGTTGCAGGTTGGAACCGAGGTCCGGTGTTCTCGGTGCGGGCAGTGGGCACAGACCGTGTTCCGGTGGGGGCAGGAGAGCGTTTGCGGCGAGCACGTGCGGGTCACGTCCCGCACGCGGATTCGGGTGACGACCACGTTCGCTTGGCGCGCGTATCGCACGGGGACCACGGAACCGCCGGCCGCGATCGTGATGCGGCGGGGCGACGAGTTCGCGGTCGCGGGGCCGCCGGAGCGCTGTGGCAAGTACGACAAGTTCATGACGCCGGACCGGGACGGGTTCGTATTGGTCCCGCGGAGCCGCTGGGCCTGGGCATAGTAACGCAAGGAGCAAACGATGAGCGACGAAGCCGAGGTGCTGACACTCGAGCGGCGGCGGGAACTGTTCGTGGCCGTGGTCGCGGCGCAGGACGAGGGACTGAGCGTCTGGGACTCGCGGGAACTGATCGCCCGCCGGTTCGGGGTCGATGTCGAGGTGGTGCGCGCGGTCGAGAACGAGGGCCTCAATCGGAAGTGGCCCCCGTTCGGTAAGGGATGAGTGCGATCGGTGGGTTATACTCTTCGCGGTCAGGAATGAGGTCTATCTCTGGGTGAGTCGATGTGGTGGAATGAGCGGGCCTCTGAGGATTCTCCGATGCCCCGTCCCACCACCCTCACGATCACCATTGCCGACCTCCCGCCTGGCGAAGTCATTCCGCGCTTGGCCCACGAGTTCCGCGTTCGCCTTGGGGAGGATCAGGAACCGGCTGCGCCCGCTCTGGGGTGCGCGAACCCGTACACGAACAGGGACTCGAACTTGTGCCGCCCGTTGCTCGCCGGGCGCCTCCCCGCGAGCGCCCACACGCGCCGGGCCACGGGCTTGAGCCCGAGCCGGGCCTCGTCCTCGCACCACCGTTCGACCTCCTTGTCGGGGTGGCCTCGGCGCAATTCGGCCATGAGACCACTTTGCATTGAGTCATTACTTTTCAAGGTTGACGGCCCAGTGGAACCCGATGGCCCCTTTCACGGTCGCTGGGTCGGCCGCCCGTCGCTGGCATCGGCGGACGACGCGCCGTCGCAGGTCGGCGAGGTGAGCGAACGTGTCGTTGGCCAGCGCCTACCGAACCCGCACCCAGAACGGCTCGACCGGTTGCAGTTCCGGCGTGCAGGGGGGAGGACATGCAGCCGCACGTCGCCGGGGACCGCCAGGCGCTTGGCCCGATGCCACCCGGCGTTGTCCACCACCCGGACCACGATCTTGGTCCGGCCCGGGTCGGCGCGGGTGGCGAACGCCTCCCGCGCCTCGGCCATGTGCTCGGTCTTCACGCGGGGGAGGATCACCGTGAACG
The Gemmata palustris DNA segment above includes these coding regions:
- a CDS encoding serine/threonine-protein kinase — translated: MTRNPADAGHEDRLNEVLLAYLEARQTGAEPDRAALLTAHPELRDDLGAFFASHDEVERLTAPAREFGAGAESPKPAPGSSRAVPRSALGCLGDFHLIREVGRGGMGVVYEAEQISLNRRVALKVLPFAAAVDPRQLQRFKNEATAAAHLRHENIVPVFAVGSERGVHYYAMQFVEGQSLAALIAELRRPKTDAPGAPPTGSTAPIAQFATERESGGPAYWDRVAGLGRQSALALEHAHQMGIVHRDVKPGNLLLDPRGQLWVADFGLAQVVGDSGLTATGELLGTLRYASPEQALGRRGVVDHRSDVYSLGATLYELLTLRPPFEGRDRHELLRQIADEAPAPLRSINSAVPTGLETIVLKALRKEPADRYATAQELADDLQRFIERRPILARPPSSAERFRMWARRHPSTFFVCAAVLLLVTAGSLVSAALVSAERDRTRAEHHRAEESYQRERQRAEEAEARLVLARRAVDELFRASEEELADRPGTEHLRKRLLRSALAYYQELLVELRDNSRAQAELLEATRRVETILADLAVLRAATHFYLLCQPAVLDELRLDSDQRTAMKELTARVGKQWGEWFRDVGRMPPTERGRRAISQARGNETGLNAILDHAQQVRLRQIGLQSEGPSAFRDPEVAAVLGLTLDQRERIRVIEDAATFAWARGMNRNNFESPPEVQEPSPNERILAVLTGAQAQKWREMTGSPLKEPLLPFGAPVPAAPKKGPKGHSKNAQ
- a CDS encoding sigma-70 family RNA polymerase sigma factor, which translates into the protein MENPPTTNDRTLGRYRDYLLVLARLHLGARLRAKLDASDIVQQTILQAHTHKTQFRGSSEAEWLGWLRVILANTLAGVVREFETAARDLSRERSLETELEQSSARLECLLAADQSSPSAGATRREDLLHLARALGRLPDDQRIVVELHYLKGLPVADVAAHVGRTRPAVVGLLFRGLKKLRELLREPEEGAA